From a region of the Constantimarinum furrinae genome:
- a CDS encoding UDP-glucose dehydrogenase family protein → MKIAVIGTGYVGLVTGTCLAETGNEVVCVDIDASKVEKMRQGIVPIYEPHLDLLFERNIKANRLSFTTSLEEGLEHGDIIFLALPTPEDEDGSADLSYVLGVSEEIGKKIKQYKVIVDKSTVPVGTSEKVHAVIAENAICEFDVVSNPEFLREGFAVDDFLKPERIVVGSSSDRATELMQKLYRPFVRSGNPIIVMDEKSAELTKYAANSFLATKITFMNEIANYCEKVGADVDKVRVGMGTDSRIGKRFLFPGIGYGGSCFPKDVKALQKAGKEEDYDFKILNAVIDVNQKQKTILLPKMDDYFGDLSGKKIAVWGLAFKPETDDIREAPSIDMMNGLLEKGASLSVFDPEAMPNIKRKFGEKLSYADSMYAALKDADALLICTEWSIFRTPDLNKIKDLLKSPVIFDGRNLYNVNDLQSEGFTYISIGRNEIRA, encoded by the coding sequence ATGAAAATAGCAGTAATAGGAACCGGATATGTGGGGTTGGTAACAGGAACATGCCTGGCCGAAACAGGTAACGAGGTGGTTTGTGTCGATATTGACGCTTCAAAGGTCGAAAAAATGAGACAAGGGATCGTCCCTATTTACGAGCCTCACCTCGATCTGCTCTTTGAACGGAATATTAAAGCGAACCGATTGTCATTCACCACTTCCCTGGAAGAAGGTCTGGAACATGGAGATATTATTTTTCTGGCCTTACCTACCCCCGAAGATGAGGACGGATCTGCAGATCTCTCTTATGTACTGGGTGTTTCGGAAGAGATAGGAAAGAAAATTAAACAGTATAAGGTTATCGTCGATAAGAGCACGGTGCCGGTGGGTACTTCAGAAAAGGTACATGCCGTTATCGCTGAAAATGCAATATGTGAATTCGATGTGGTTTCCAATCCCGAGTTCTTAAGAGAAGGTTTCGCTGTGGACGACTTCCTGAAGCCCGAACGAATAGTTGTTGGCTCTAGCAGCGACCGCGCTACCGAATTAATGCAAAAACTCTACCGCCCTTTCGTTCGCTCCGGAAATCCAATAATCGTCATGGATGAAAAGTCGGCAGAACTTACAAAATACGCCGCCAACTCATTTCTGGCAACCAAGATCACTTTTATGAATGAGATCGCCAATTACTGCGAAAAGGTTGGAGCCGATGTCGATAAAGTGCGAGTGGGAATGGGTACCGACTCCCGAATAGGAAAGCGCTTTTTATTTCCGGGTATAGGTTATGGCGGATCTTGCTTTCCAAAAGATGTAAAAGCACTTCAAAAGGCCGGAAAGGAAGAAGACTACGACTTTAAAATCCTGAATGCCGTGATCGATGTCAATCAAAAGCAAAAAACCATATTACTCCCTAAAATGGATGACTATTTTGGAGATCTTTCCGGAAAGAAAATTGCTGTTTGGGGACTTGCCTTTAAACCAGAAACAGACGACATAAGAGAAGCACCTTCAATAGATATGATGAATGGGTTGCTGGAAAAAGGAGCCTCCCTTTCGGTTTTCGATCCTGAAGCCATGCCAAACATTAAACGAAAGTTTGGTGAAAAATTATCCTATGCCGATTCGATGTACGCCGCATTAAAAGACGCCGATGCGCTACTTATTTGTACAGAGTGGAGCATTTTCAGAACACCTGATCTGAATAAAATAAAGGATTTGCTGAAATCACCTGTCATTTTCGACGGAAGAAATCTTTACAATGTTAACGATCTTCAATCTGAAGGGTTTACGTATATTTCAATTGGAAGGAACGAAATAAGAGCATGA